ATAGGAGGCACTTACCAGGATGACTGCAACACTTGGTATGAAAATACTTACTGTCTTGTGAAGAAAAAGTAAAGATTCTAGATCTAGTAAAGCGCACAATTATTAGATTCTGAGAGTTGAATAGAGCGTAATGGACAGTCTAGAGGTTGCAGCTAGAGTGAAGATGTTGTATTCACCAAGTCCCACATAAGGAACTCCCAAAGCATGTTCAGTATATTTACAAGAGGGCTGAATGTGTAATATCCCCATGGATTGGTTAATAATCGAATGCTGTCATGCAAGCACAGAGCACtaatagatactctaatagagcagtcagctatttGTCATAGGTGACCAAAAATGCCTTAGCAGTTATTTTCACAGCTACGTGTACAGTGTTTTACATGACAATTAACATTGTAGATGGATATTAGAGTAATGTGCTTGCATCAACAAATTTCAAGACTTGGTCACGTGCATATGCTACTCATTCACAACTATAGAGATGCATGCATAAATGACTGCTCAATAGCTAGTAAATTACCAATAAGACATGTGTTTGTTGTCTCTAATTTGTTTGGTTCCTCTCTTTCATTTATATGTGGTAAATTGGAGTTTACTAATGATGAAAATTAGTTTAAAAAGTTAAgaaacaagtgcaagaaaaaattaggaattttacaagaTAGTGTGGATCATTGTAAGCATGTGAGCTAGGTCTAGAAGCAGTATAAAGGGTGTCTTGTGCTTCTTTTAGCTTGTTAAAATACAAGCATTAAAGTTTCACGGGACTGACGGGAGACATAAATTTAAGAAGTTTCATTCTTGCGATCAGGATTTACTCTATGCTATGATGTAGGTCATCAATTGTCAACCAATAAGTATCTAGTATTTGCAATGGACATCTCATAACGGTTAATGGACAAACTAGAGTACATCTAACATGCTTTAATTGACAAGGGAGTGGCACTCCAATATGTCCTGTACTCTGCTTGGTCAAAGCAATATCAAACTAGAAATTTGCAGTTGGTCAAAGAATAAACAGAGCAGTTCGTAAAGTGACTACTACAATCAATACTTttagaataataatgtgaaCATAAATTCACAAAAATGTACATGTACTAGAATTTGATCTGTAGTCAAGTGCAATTGTTCAGTAAAAGTCAAGGGTTTAGGCTTACTTTTGAGGTTGACCATTTTGACCAAGGATGAAGATTGGAGTACAGGATATAATGGTGTGCCACCCATTGATTGAATACATACTTTTACCTCTAAGCAGCAATTAAATTCACACTCTTAAAATACAATTAAAAATCTACAAATAACACAGCAGAGTAGGTAAGTTCATTACATGGGACTGAGACAATACACAATTAACTGCACAAATTAAATACTCAAGTCAGTAACTTACAAAATTGGAAGAAATGTTGTGGAACATTGCAAAGAATATTTAAACTCAGTAAAATATTTGTTTATCTTATAAACTCTGCAGCGCTTTTGAACTCCTGATCACACTAATAAGATTAAATAAATTTTATCGTGTGAGCTGTTCATTACTAGAGGTGTCATATGAAATACCTTATATAGAGACAGAACATTGACATGCAAATAAAAAAGCATACAATACCGCCCAGAGGTAACGTTACACTTGTGAGCAGTTGACACTCACGTAGCCCATTGTTGACCCAAGAGTTTCTTAGGCATGTGTGTGCTAGCTAACTCACCATGTGTAGCCACGACACGCAAGTTCCCTCGGGTGGCTGCTCAAGTAACCACGTGCAAAAGCACGTGGTGAGCTACATATGTTATAGCAAACATTGTAAAGCATAAATGTCAACAATTTATacttacaagtataaggaaaagttagggagtttcaattagggatcatagcaatAAAAaccaagggaggttgcctacgtAATAGTtcgacttcagaccacaggggtctaagtaatttagtaacctgatAGCCCTGTGTCGCGGTGGTGCCTGAGCGAAGCAAAGGCGCTACTACaaggcctgagggttactaaattacttagacccctgttgtctgaagtctaacttatttagaccgtTTAAATAGTCGTACCTTAacactgttgacagctgcttgtaacagagaaatgtatcATTAATTAGTAGAAACACGCCATCACTCCACCTGTAACAACAGTTACTGATGAGtttgaaattaattttcaggaGGTGATGCCGAGGGGTAGGTAACAAGCCAAAATTGTCTAcgaaatttcaaattttgaaatatgGGTGCCCATATTTCATTATTTCAATTCATATTTTCCGTAAAACTCAGtaattctaaaattaaaaaTCCTTAAAATTCAGTGATTTAAATTTACAAAATCCGTAATTTTATATTTCCATAAAATTCCGTAAATTCCTGTTACATCTGCTCGATCATCAATTTTCAATCTTTCAAATGTACAAAATTCCAGccaatatttcatctttcagaaataatttcattACAAAATTTCAGGTCGTTACCTACCTCTCTGGTGATGCGTTTCCAGCGCAGGTGCACATAGTAAACataaaagggtctaagtaaacatgaaaagagtttaagtaacttagacacctcaaaaatccaccaaatccaccacaaaaaggatctaacttgcagatatactagtggctatttttagagattaaatgtccactagtatatctgcaggtgtacatAGGTATgtatgattcctaatcaaacgtaaaattcaattttttcccttatacttgtttgtttacattttaatGCCATTACTAACTATTTAATACTTGAAAACAaaagactgctttattagaaagTTTTAAAATGGCTTTGTCATAAATCACAAATTGATCAACCAGTCGCTTATCTATCTATTGAAATCCATACAAATGCAGATTTTATTCATATGGTTATTAGTGTCATTTAGTCTGGACTATGTCGCCACTAATATCTTAAACAAGATTCATAGTTGCAGTGAATTCATTAGTCCATACAGTACTGCCAATAATGCTATAAATGTCAAAGGACTGCTGTGtgctgtaacaaaaataaatctaaaaGTGGGTGACttttttattagagtacctcaaaaTTATTGCGCTCATATCAGCAGCAGTTATATACTTACAATCACTTGATTTGCTTTGACATATTGAGTGGTTAGATggctatttattttatttagctaatgaaatccctacaattgTAAACTATCTTCACACAGCTACTGGCGACCTTCTGACACGTTTGACTTCTATAATGTGATTCATTATTTATTAGTCCCTATGGTGTATAGCACTGTGCTAAGCATTTTTGTATTCTTGAAATGTTCTGTATAATGACTGTATCcactgactctaatagagcattcaccaaaaTTGTTATGTTATGGCAATAagaatgactggtgaactcatgcaCACCACATCAAAAAAAAAGAATGGTACCAGACATATCACAAAATTAACCTTATGTCTGAATGATAAATTATATCACACAGAACGACAGTatgtttgcactttctcacaaaaagaTATTGACCCAGAATGCTTCCAGCagattttttctgttgattgaCTGACTAaataactgactgattccttcggacaagtgtaactcaaggcaatgggcttaattttttcactgttggatGTCCCTTCAAcctgattgcagaagtgcttctcgtactgttcttcatttgtaatgctgatGAATATATGTAGTGCTGCTaaataatggccactttacttcTTCAGTAAatatagttggggcacacatttatatgtatgtagttTATGTTAAAAGTGTAAGGATGATAACAATTGATTTTTCATCATTTAGTACTTGTGTTGATTCAGACAATATTTTATGTACCCAACGTGAATGTAATGGTAAGCTGTGTTTAGTCTTCACTGTTGGTGTGTGTatgattgtaattgtatttgtagtgtTTGTACAGGGAGTCCACTGAGTAACCAAAATttaatactgattttcagtggacaccctttttatacagtttAGCTGTTTTTTTGCATGGATTAATATACTATTTCTTGAATGACAAAGAGTAGTAGCCTCCACAGCAGTTTGGTTCCACAGAACACACCCACAACAATAAAAGGACCTTTTCCAACTTGGTAGACACCCTGGGAACAAAGCTATAAATGATACTACAGCCAACATGATATCTGTAAGTCAACAATATTGGCATGAAATGGCTATGTGCGCACCATCTGGctaacaattttcaaaattagTTTGCTGTAAACTTGTTAGGTCAAACGTCCGCACAACACTTTGCTGGCTTGGCCTGCTTGCAAACTTTCACAAAAGTAACAGCTGATTTCCACCTCACCACCCCAATGTGAACACCATGCAGCACCAGTCTTGAAAAACCATATCACAAATGGTGCATGGGAAATTGTAGAGGCTGCTTCTTGTACTCTAGATATTTTGAAAGGTGGCTCTACTATATCTTCAGTAAAATTTAACTCGTATAGCTTCTGATAAAATCCTTCAAAAGCCTATAATTCCATGGTTTACATCAAAGTTTAATTCGTTGCTAACTGATGCAGTCCAACcttccatcaaaatttcctgttgtacggTACATATAATTGTAGACAAGAAATATCCATCTTTTTTGCTAGCCAATATGCAAGGAGTCACACAAATTCTCTAGCTATAATAAGGTATGTATTTCTTGATAGTGCACCAGAGGAGGCCTTTGGTGTAACTTGAACCAATCCTAGAGTCAGATAGACTACGATTATCAAATCTAAAGCACCGATCATTTTACACATGCACTTCATTTGTTTGTGGTATTTATATACTCTTGGCTAGTTATATTATAATTTGTTGTCATTAATGCTTATGTACAGGTGGCGGTGGTGGAGAAGTGACCAGTACTGCTAACTTGGTAGCCATCATCATGTGTGGAGCATTCAGCTTAATGTTTTAAATAAATACTGATTGATGACGTTGTTTACATGCAGTTTTGGTTTAACAGTAACATGAGTGTACCATTGGTATTTTTGtttttagctagctacattatcaaactgcataatattatatttatgtACAATGCAAACAGATGCATGGGTACTAATATACGTACGTTGAACAGTCATATGTATAAGAACTGCAAAAGTATAATACTTTATTATTATACTCGAACAATGTTTAATGTAGTGCCAGTATGTAGTCACCAGGACAACCCAAACTCTTCAGTGATGTATGGATCTGGATGCTTATCAAAGTCAGCAGTTGTAAGAACATCAGTGTGACTTGGGGTATTCTCAACTTCAATATCTGCCCAAAATGGATACTTCCACAAGGAAAGAAAGTTTGCATTATGTTCATACTCTTCTTGCTCTCCCTGGACTAGTTTGTAACTTCCCATAGTGAACAATTTTCTGTTGTAAAACTTTTCTTTAAGTGCACAAAAAAGATTGCCTTGGTCATGTTCAACAACTTCAACAAAAATATGAAATGTCAGTAAATTAGGAGAATTCATCACAAGCGCAGTGATGCCTTCACTGGTTACCGACCTCACATCTGAGACTACATGAActagtccaccatgagctgatatCGCACTCATAAAAGCGTCAGTAAGGTTGAGATCATCTGAAGCAAAATATATCTCCTGTAAACTATAGCTACAAACTGATGAAGGCGATTCTCCACTAACATAACCACAGCTAAAATACTTCAGCTCCTTACAGCTATTGATAATACCTACCAAAGCCATGGGGTGAATATTGGATATCATACAGAATTCAAGTGATGGGAAGTAGGGGAGCAAAAGAGCCTGCTTATCTTTTAAACTGTTATATGCTTCACAAAACAAAGCAGAGTTTAATTCTATTGCAGTTAACTTCACAAATTTCTGGTATAAGTTGATCAGACACTCTCGGTCATCAACAGTAGTAGCTGGTTCCATTAAACAAATATCTAATGCCAAGTGTGTCAGTCTCATACTACTCAGAATCTCCCAAAACTGTACCTGGTTTTCTACCTTGCTAATAGTTACTAAATTAAGCCCTCTCAATTGGACACAGTGAGTAGCAATAGATCGCAGGCCTTGTAATTTTCTCAAACATCTCTTGTTACACTGCAAGCTTAGTCGTTGAAGATTAGGACATGCAATGGCTACTTGTTCCAAGTGACCAGAAAGCAAACGACGACAACCCGATAAGTCAAAATGGACcactgacttgaaatttgaaagACCAACGTACTTTAATGTCACTTCTTTACAACAATCCATACATGCTGCCTTGTATACTGTATTACCCTTGTAAACAGAGTGAGTTAGATACACCCACTCTCCATCCAAGCCTAGCACTGCAAAATCACTAGTTTTTACTATTGGAAGAACAGCTGCTTGACCAAACTCTATTTGGAAATCTGGAATAGCAGGAAAAAGGTTAAGAGACGTCTTAGCATAGAACGCAAGGAAACCTGTATGCCCAGCTGGTGAGTCACAATTTAATCTTAACCACACCCTAAATAGTTCACTAACTAATGTGTGATAGTCAGCATCAAATTCTGAAGtgacaaaattaatagtttGTGGAACAAATTCTTTACTCATCCATTCTTTTATCCAAGCATATATTGGAGCTACAAATGGGCCAGTGTTGACTATTTCATAGCCTCTATTCTCACCCTTTGTATTCATCATCACTCGTATTGTTAGCTCTTTTAGGTTAGTGTTGAATGTTAACTTCAAAAGACGCCAAGTCTCACGGTTCCACTGAACGTCAAGCTTCTGTAGAGATTTCATGCAATCTAAAACACTCCGTATTTGTTCCAGGTTTAGTTGGGTTGTTGGTATATTAAGATCATTTACATTACAGCAGTAGTCCAACATCTTACCAAGCTTTG
This portion of the Dysidea avara chromosome 12, odDysAvar1.4, whole genome shotgun sequence genome encodes:
- the LOC136240567 gene encoding uncharacterized protein isoform X1 → MSLPNCIAPNGSLVNFGVEFGECDNRCICYSDGSISCSSIPCNNCALNDGRIIEIGGTYQDDCNTCTCVDSDNILCTQRECNGGGGGEVTSTANLVAIIMCGAFSLMF
- the LOC136240567 gene encoding uncharacterized protein isoform X2 → MLSSVHICYSDGSISCSSIPCNNCALNDGRIIEIGGTYQDDCNTCTCVDSDNILCTQRECNGGGGGEVTSTANLVAIIMCGAFSLMF